The following coding sequences lie in one Arabidopsis thaliana chromosome 3, partial sequence genomic window:
- the SETH2 gene encoding UDP-Glycosyltransferase superfamily protein produces the protein MAEPPKLRVLMVSDFFFPNFGGVENHIYYLSQCLLKLGHKVVVMTHAYGNRSGVRYMTGGLKVYYVPWRPFVMQTTFPTVYGTLPIVRTILRREKITVVHGHQAFSTLCHEALMHARTMGYKVVFTDHSLYGFADVGSIHMNKVLQFSLADIDQAICVSHTSKENTVLRSGLSPAKVFMIPNAVDTAMFKPASVRPSTDIITIVVISRLVYRKGADLLVEVIPEVCRLYPNVRFVVGGDGPKHVRLEEMREKHSLQDRVEMLGAVPHSRVRSVLVTGHIFLNSSLTEAFCIAILEAASCGLLTVSTRVGGVPEVLPDDMVVLAEPDPDDMVRAIEKAISILPTINPEEMHNRMKKLYSWQDVAKRTEIVYDRALKCSNRSLLERLMRFLSCGAWAGKLFCMVMILDYLLWRLLQLLQPDEDIEEAPDICLCHHRGVEVSEGLRKKIK, from the exons ATGGCGGAACCACCAAAGCTTAGGGTTTTAATGGtctctgatttcttcttcccaaACTTTGGTGGTGTCGAGAATCACATCTATTACCTCTCTCAATGCTTGTTAAAGCTCGGTCACAAG GTGGTTGTTATGACACATGCTTATGGGAACCGGTCTGGAGTTAGATACATGACTGGTGGACTCAAAGTCTATTATGTACCTTGGAGACCTTTTGTTATGCAGACTACATTTCCGACGGTTTATGGAACACTTCCCATTGTGAGGACTATACTTAGACGCGAGAAAATCACGGTAGTTCATGGACATCAAGCTTTCTCTACGCTTTGTCATGAAGCTTTAATGCATGCCAGGACAATGGGCTATAAAGTTGTGTTCACAGATCATTCCTTGTACGGTTTTGCTGATGTTGGTAGCATCCATATGAACAAGGTTTTACAGTTTAGTTTAGCAGATATTGATCAGGCGATTTGTGTTTCACACACGAGCAAGGAGAATACGGTTCTAAGGTCTGGATTGTCCCCAGCAAAGGTTTTTATGATACCGAATGCTGTTGATACTGCTATGTTCAAGCCCGCTTCTGTTCGACCCAGTACTGATATTATTACTATAGTTGTCATAAGTAGATTGGTTTATCGAAAAGGTGCGGATTTGCTCGTGGAAGTCATTCCAGAAGTATGCCGTTTATACCCAAAT GTTCGTTTTGTAGTTGGAGGGGATGGACCAAAACATGTGCGACTCGAGGAAATGAGAGAGAAGCATTCTCTACAAGATAGAGTCGAAATGCTAGGTGCAGTTCCGCATTCTCGTGTGCGCTCTGTTTTGGTTACCGgtcatattttcttaaacag TTCTTTAACAGAAGCCTTCTGCATAGCTATATTAGAGGCGGCTAGTTGCGGATTATTAACTGTCAGCACTCGTGTTGGAGGTGTCCCAGAG GTCTTACCAGATGACATGGTTGTACTTGCTGAACCAGATCCGGATGATATGGTACGAGCTATTGAGAAGGCAATATCAATACTTCCAACTATTAACCCCGAGGAGATGCACAATCGA ATGAAGAAGCTCTACAGTTGGCAAGATGTTGCTAAAAGAACCGAGATTGTGTATGACCGTGCCTTGAAGTGTTCAAATAGGAGTCTTCTAGAACGTCTAATGCG GTTCCTCTCGTGTGGAGCTTGGGCAGGGAAGCTATTTTGTATGGTTATGATCCTCGATTACTTGCTTTGGCGGTTACTTCAGTTACTGCAG CCTGATGAAGATATCGAGGAGGCACCCGATATCTGTCTTTGCCATCACCGAGGGGTTGAGGTATCTGAGGGtctaaggaagaagataaagtgA
- a CDS encoding uncharacterized protein (unknown protein; Has 7 Blast hits to 7 proteins in 2 species: Archae - 0; Bacteria - 0; Metazoa - 0; Fungi - 0; Plants - 7; Viruses - 0; Other Eukaryotes - 0 (source: NCBI BLink).), whose translation MNHFGNHCTNTSGVVCHNNYNCTIDNSIHYADTRGVVSHHRENITGHHGLVFPAATMNGYGPATSFPDMRENGHLMVNQNRPVTLRPSMSQQQPQPQPLSDEYNKVETGTAEQVYVPSRD comes from the coding sequence ATGAATCATTTTGGTAATCATTGTACTAACACAAGCGGTGTTGTTTGTCATAACAATTACAACTGTACTATTGATAACTCTATCCATTATGCGGATACACGTGGTGTTGTTAGCCATCACCGAGAGAATATTACTGGCCATCATGGACTGGTATTTCCGGCGGCTACAATGAACGGATATGGTCCTGCAACTAGTTTTCCAGATATGAGGGAAAATGGGCACTTGATGGTGAATCAAAATAGACCTGTGACGCTACGACCATCAATGTCCCAGCAGCaaccacaaccacaaccacTGTCTGATGAGTATAATAAGGTGGAGACGGGGACTGCTGAGCAAGTCTATGTCCCCTCTCGAGACTAA